One Streptomyces sp. NBC_00223 genomic window carries:
- a CDS encoding MbtH family protein has protein sequence MSNPFENPEGVYLVLVNDEGQHSLWPDFVDTPAGWTAVHGPAGRQECLEYVETHWTDMRPKSLIEG, from the coding sequence ATGAGCAACCCCTTCGAGAACCCGGAGGGCGTCTACCTCGTCCTCGTCAACGACGAGGGCCAGCACAGCCTGTGGCCGGACTTCGTCGACACCCCGGCGGGCTGGACGGCCGTCCACGGCCCGGCCGGCCGCCAGGAGTGCCTGGAGTACGTCGAGACGCACTGGACGGACATGCGCCCCAAGAGCCTCATCGAGGGGTAG